Genomic window (Spirosoma sp. KCTC 42546):
GCTACTGGAGCTTTAGTTAGTTATAGGTTGAAATTAGAATCAATAAATTAAATTAATAAACTAATAAATTAAAAACTAATGGTTAATTCTTATTTTGATCACACGGATGTAGTAGAGTTGAAATCTAATGAATTAGTTGAGTTAGAAGGAGGAGTCATTCCACTTGTATTAATTGGCGTGGGCTGGGGAGTCAT
Coding sequences:
- a CDS encoding bacteriocin, which gives rise to MVNSYFDHTDVVELKSNELVELEGGVIPLVLIGVGWGVMLVCSAVALGLKEKYNL